Below is a genomic region from Paenibacillus rhizovicinus.
CAACATGAAGTCGATCATTTGAACGGGGTGCTGTTTACCGATATCGCGGAATCCATCTACGACGTCAGCAAGCGCCCACGTACGGACGGAGAGTAATTGATGCGCATTGTATTTATGGGAACGCCGGATTTCGCGGTTTCGTCCTTAGAAGCTATCCTTGATGCGGGACATACCGTTGAACTGGTCGTGACGCAGCCCGATCGGCCGAAGGGCCGCAAAAAAACGTTGACGCCGCCTCCGGTCAAGGAAGCGGCGCTTCTTCGCGGTTTGCCGGTCGAACAGCCGGAACGGCTGCGCGGCTCGGAAACGGTAGCCCGAATCGCCGAGCTCAAGCCTGATCTTATCGTGACGGCCGCATACGGCCAAATTCTGCCTAAAGCAGTGCTGGACGTCCCTCGGCTTGGCTGCATTAACGTTCATGGTTCGCTGCTGCCGAGCTACCGCGGCGGGGCGCCGATTCAACGCGCGATCATCAATGGCGAAACGGTAACCGGCGTGACGATCATGTATATGGCGGTCGGTCTAGACACCGGCGACATGATCAGCGTGGTGGAAGTTCCGATTTCGGATACCGATACATCCGGCACGTTGTTCGAGAAATTGACCGCGGCAGGCGCGAAGCTGCTGTCTGAAACGCTGCCGGCCATCGAAGCGGAGACCGTGAAGGCGACGCCTCAAAATAACGATGAAGCGACGTACGCGCCTAACCTGACGCGCGACGACGAGCGAATCGATTGGAGCCGTCCGGCGCGCAGCATTTATAATCAAGTGCGCGGTCTTTCGCCGATGGCGGGCGGGTTTACGATCTGGAATGGCGAGCCGTTCAAGGTATGGGGATGCACGGCGGTGAAGCGCGGCGCATCCGCCGCCGAACCGGGAACGGTGCTGGCTGTATCCGACGACGGCATTCTCGTACAGACGGGCGAAGATGCGCTGCTGTTGACGGTCATCCAACCGGCCGGCAAGAAAGCGATGAACGCCGCCGAATGGCTGAAAGGCGCACGGATGACACCGGGCTCTGCTTTTGGCGCCGGGGGTGAAGCGTGAGCATGGGCGACGGCAAAACGCCGTCTGCGTTCGGACAAGTCCGTAGAGGCATACCGCTAGCTCCGCGGAGCGGCGATACGGCATCTGCCGATGGACAAGCCGGCAAAGCTCAAGCTACCAATGCTCAAGCTACCAAAAGCGGCAAGACTATAGATAAAAATAACGGCAGGCCGGATCAACGCGGCGCGGGAAAGACGCTGGGCAGCAAGCGCTCAGACGGCAAGTCTCCGGGCGGCAAATCTCCGGGCAGCAAGCCGTCAGGCGGCAATCGTCCAGGCATGAGAAACGGGCAGCGTCCCGGAACCAAGCCTGCGCCTGCCAATAAACCGCAACCGCGGCGCAAGACAGCCCGCGAGGTTGCGCTTGAAACGCTGGTTCGCGTTGCGGAATCAGGAGCATACAGCAATCTGCAGTTGAACCGCGCGCTGGAAGACGCCGGCCTCTCGCGCCCGGATGCCGGACTTGCGACGGAGCTCGTATATGGGACCATTCAACATCAGCGGCTGCTCGACGACCGGCTGCAAGCGCTCATTACGAAAGGGTTCCGCAAGCTGGATCCATGGGTATTGGCGCTGCTGCGGATGAGCGCGTATCAGTTGCTTATGCTCGACCGGGTTCCGCCGCACGCGGCCGTGAACGAGGCGGTAGTCATCGCTAAACGCCGCGGTCACAGCGGAATTTCCGGCATGGTCAACGGCGTGCTGCGTAATATGGAGCGCAATCTGGCTGAACTGAAAGAACCAGTCGAGCAGGCGAATCCCGTCCAGCGCATCGGCATTACGCATTCGTATCCGGATTGGCTGGTGAAGCGCTGGATCGCTGCCTACGGGGAAGAAACGGCAGAGCGAATCTGCGCGGCCGGCAACGAACGACCGCATAGCAGCCTCCGTATCAACCCGCTCAAGCTGTCGCGGGATAAAGCGATGCAACTGCTGGCGGACTCGGGCTTCGAAGCGCAGCCTTCCGCGCTTGCGGCGGAAGGCGTCGTCGTAAGCGGCGGCGGCAATCTTGCCCAGTCGGACGGCTATCGGGACGGCTGGTGGACGCTGCAGGACGAGAGCTCCATGCTGGTCGCGGATGTCTGCGCGCCGGAGTCCGGCATGAAGGTGCTGGATTGCTGCGCCGCGCCTGGAGGGAAGACGACGCATCTCGCCGAACTGATGGGCGACCGCGGACAAGTCGTCGCGAACGACGTCCATCCGCATAAGCAGCTGCTAATCGACGAGCACGCCGCGCGCCTCGGGTTGCGCACTGTTCATACGGTCGTCGGGGACGCGGGCACCTTATCGGAGCGATTCGAACCGGACAGCTTTGATCTTGTGCTGCTGGACGCGCCGTGCTCGGGCTTCGGCGTCATTCGCCGTAAACCGGAAATCAAATGGACGAAATCCGAAGCGGATGTCGCGGCGATCGCGGATCTTCAGGCGAAGCTGATGGACGAAGCCGCGAAGCTGGTGCGTCCCGGAGGCGTGCTCGTCTACAGCACCTGCACGATCGAGCAGGAAGAAAATGAGCAGCAGGTACTGAAATTTCTATCAAGCAACGAATCCTTTAAGCTGGATGCCGAATGGCCCGAGCGCGTGCTCCAGCCGCTGCGGGCGAACGGAATCGTCGGCGAAAGCTTCGGCGGCATGGTGCAGCTGCTGCCGCAGCATTTCGGCAGTGACGGATTTTTCATTGCCCGCCTGAAACGTTTGTAAGTTTGCATCGTAAAGCACGAGAGCGCAACGCCCATGACAGCTCTAAAGTGGCCTGTTATGGGCGTTTGTGGTAAAATAACGATGGCAGTGCCCCTTGCAGGGATGCCATGAAAACATTATGCAGAGAAACAGGTGTTTAACCGATGAAACCGTTCATCTACGACTATACGCTGGAGCAGATCCAAGATTGGATGAAAGACAACGGCGAGTCCGCATTCCGGGGCACGCAGCTATTCGAATGGCTTTACGTCAAGCGCGTGAAGAACTTCGAAGAGATGAGCAACTTGTCCAAGCCGCTTCGGCAAAAGCTTCAAGACCATTTTCAATTCGTCACCCTGACTGAAATCACCCGCTTCGAGTCAAAGGACGGCACAGTGAAATTTCTGTTCGGCCTTCACGACAACCATGCGATCGAAACCGTTATTATGCGGCACAGCTATGGCAACAGCATTTGCGTAACGACGCAAGTAGGCTGCCGGATCGGCTGTACGTTCTGCGCTTCCACGCTTGGCGGCCTGAAACGCAATCTGACCGCAGGCGAGATCGTCGCGCAGGTCGTCGTCGCCCAGCAAATGCTGGATGCAACGAACGAGCGCGTATCCAGCATCGTCATCATGGGCTCCGGCGAACCGTTCGAGAATTATGACGCGACCATGACGTTCCTTCGTCTCATGATCCATGAGAAGGGACTGAATATCGGCCAGCGCCATATTACGGTGTCCACGAGCGGCATCGTGCCGAGCATGTACAAATTCGCCGAAGAGAACACGCAGATCAACCTGGCGATTTCGATCCATGCGCCGAACGACAAGCTCCGCTCCAAGCTCATGCCGGTCAACCGCCGCTTCCCGTTCGAGGAAGTGATGGAAGCATGCCGGAATTACATCGCGAAGACCGGGCGTCGCATCACGTTCGAATACGCCTTGATCGGCGGCGTGAACGACCAGAGCGAACATGCGGAAGAACTGGCGAAAGTGCTGAAAGGCATGCTGTGCCACGTCAACTTGATTCCGGTCAATCACGTGCCGGAGCGGGATTACGTACGCACGCCGCGCGAGCAGATTTTCGAGTTCCATCGTATTCTGGAGAAAAACAAAATCAATGCGACGATCCGCAGAGAACAGGGACATGACATTGCAGCGGCTTGCGGACAACTACGTGCTAAACATATGGAGTCTACGGCGGGGTGATCAGTTTTGAAAATGGCTTTGCGAAGTGATATCGGAAGAATTCGACTCTTAAATGAAGACCAGGGCTGG
It encodes:
- the fmt gene encoding methionyl-tRNA formyltransferase, which gives rise to MRIVFMGTPDFAVSSLEAILDAGHTVELVVTQPDRPKGRKKTLTPPPVKEAALLRGLPVEQPERLRGSETVARIAELKPDLIVTAAYGQILPKAVLDVPRLGCINVHGSLLPSYRGGAPIQRAIINGETVTGVTIMYMAVGLDTGDMISVVEVPISDTDTSGTLFEKLTAAGAKLLSETLPAIEAETVKATPQNNDEATYAPNLTRDDERIDWSRPARSIYNQVRGLSPMAGGFTIWNGEPFKVWGCTAVKRGASAAEPGTVLAVSDDGILVQTGEDALLLTVIQPAGKKAMNAAEWLKGARMTPGSAFGAGGEA
- the rsmB gene encoding 16S rRNA (cytosine(967)-C(5))-methyltransferase RsmB, with protein sequence MRNGQRPGTKPAPANKPQPRRKTAREVALETLVRVAESGAYSNLQLNRALEDAGLSRPDAGLATELVYGTIQHQRLLDDRLQALITKGFRKLDPWVLALLRMSAYQLLMLDRVPPHAAVNEAVVIAKRRGHSGISGMVNGVLRNMERNLAELKEPVEQANPVQRIGITHSYPDWLVKRWIAAYGEETAERICAAGNERPHSSLRINPLKLSRDKAMQLLADSGFEAQPSALAAEGVVVSGGGNLAQSDGYRDGWWTLQDESSMLVADVCAPESGMKVLDCCAAPGGKTTHLAELMGDRGQVVANDVHPHKQLLIDEHAARLGLRTVHTVVGDAGTLSERFEPDSFDLVLLDAPCSGFGVIRRKPEIKWTKSEADVAAIADLQAKLMDEAAKLVRPGGVLVYSTCTIEQEENEQQVLKFLSSNESFKLDAEWPERVLQPLRANGIVGESFGGMVQLLPQHFGSDGFFIARLKRL
- the rlmN gene encoding 23S rRNA (adenine(2503)-C(2))-methyltransferase RlmN — encoded protein: MKPFIYDYTLEQIQDWMKDNGESAFRGTQLFEWLYVKRVKNFEEMSNLSKPLRQKLQDHFQFVTLTEITRFESKDGTVKFLFGLHDNHAIETVIMRHSYGNSICVTTQVGCRIGCTFCASTLGGLKRNLTAGEIVAQVVVAQQMLDATNERVSSIVIMGSGEPFENYDATMTFLRLMIHEKGLNIGQRHITVSTSGIVPSMYKFAEENTQINLAISIHAPNDKLRSKLMPVNRRFPFEEVMEACRNYIAKTGRRITFEYALIGGVNDQSEHAEELAKVLKGMLCHVNLIPVNHVPERDYVRTPREQIFEFHRILEKNKINATIRREQGHDIAAACGQLRAKHMESTAG